The proteins below come from a single Magallana gigas chromosome 10, xbMagGiga1.1, whole genome shotgun sequence genomic window:
- the LOC105346500 gene encoding uncharacterized protein, whose product MNPKLLIMSLLGLACTINGQGTDSTNPIANVPAPSKQLTIFDLPSRQEIEAAHDQIAALKRASVKSTQDKQAAIQSQLAEESARNMEMENEMANQPMRRRIENNARLEAQMLDNEIGNEADARAVWANFPPPPEAGSTKKLPTGLPRPTDMGAFISRSSGTQADGQISVGNLQAIYDDELRTLMRDYNISAEEIKQILERYAQGGAATITKERTYPENGIQEIAMLDLESFISQRTGAPITSVSPKSDRLPGGVSQVDFTSPPVDAIQDFLSAEKYLQEQIKELDAQFDALNTAYQQGTLTRLTRNENAIINRERRRRFITDLRAIQMEIKSRPGGEKMEPEIPLKNRVDDGEFFRNDPPEPTAFKNIPPEVTRRGGRIQSPTLRELELQIQTLEERLQRKAQERGLGRSGLGFNPGRIGNLNGPLPPRGQSPPPTGRPRRFMTPEQRAALRRELLNIRRREQLIFQRLSQLRNRNSRLMLPNVRDPFRQQLRQRVSFSNGNRPQLTRTLSGSVTGQGVLRRRTI is encoded by the exons ATGAATCCCAAACTACTGATTATGTCACTTCTCGGCTTGGCCTGCACGATAAATGGCCAAGGTACAGATAGTACAAACCCCATTGCTAATGTACCAGCACCCTCAAAGCAACTTACTATATTTGATCTACCGTCGCGTCAAGAAATAGAAGCAGCTCATGATCAGATTGCCGCTCTAAAAAGAGCATCTGTAAAGTCAACCCAAGATAAACAAGCTGCTATACAAAGTCAACTGGCGGAAGAATCGGCAAGAAACATGGAAATGGAAAACGAGATGGCAAATCAACCGATGAGAAGGAGAATAGAAAACAATGCAAGACTGGAGGCACAAATGCTAGATAATGAAATAGGTAACGAAGCCGATGCGAGGGCGGTATGGGCAAACTTTCCCCCGCCGCCAGAAGCGGGATCGACTAAGAAATTACCAACCGGATTGCCAAGGCCCACTGACATGGGTGCTTTCATCTCAAGATCTAGTGGAACTCAGGCGGATGGACAGATATCCGTGGGGAATCTACAGGCAA TTTATGACGATGAATTGAGAACATTAATGAGAGACTACAATATCTCAGCAGAAGAAATCAAACAGATTCTTGAACGGTATGCACAGGGCGGAGCTGCAACAATAACTAAAGAAAGGACTTATCCTGAAAATGGAATCCAGGAG aTTGCTATGTTAGACCTCGAAAGCTTTATATCCCAAAGAACAGGTGCTCCAATAACCTCTGTATCGCCAAAATCTGACCGTCTTCCGGGTGGAGTGAGTCAAGTTGATTTCACATCTCCACCTGTGGATGCGATTCAGGACTTTCTATCAGCAGAAAAATATCTACAGGAACAGATCAAAGAACTAGACGCGCAATTCGATGCCCTAAACACAGCCTACCAACAGg GCACTTTAACCAGACTAACCAGAAATGAAAACGCAATTATAAACAGGGAGAGGAGGAGAAGATTCATAACTGACTTGCGAGCCATACAGATGGAAATAAAAAGTAGGCCAGGCGGTGAAAAAATGGAACCAGAAATCCCTCTGAAAAACAGAGTAGACGATGGAGAATTCTTTAGAAATGATCCACCAGAGCCAACGGCATTTAAAAACATACCTCCAGAAGTTACAAGAAGAGGTGGAAGGATTCAAAGTCCCACCCTTCGTGAGTTAGAGTTACAAATTCAAACATTAGAGGAGAGGCTTCAAAGAAAGGCACAAGAACGAGGACTTGGTCGTTCTGGTCTTGGATTTAATCCAGGCAGGATTGGTAATCTAAACGGACCGCTACCTCCTCGTGGGCAATCTCCTCCACCTACTGGTAGACCACGTCGCTTCATGACTCCAGAGCAGCGTGCAGCACTAAGACGAGAGCTTCTAAACATTCGTCGACGGGAGCAGTTAATTTTTCAGCGACTCAGTCAGCTTAGGA
- the LOC136272305 gene encoding uncharacterized protein → MNPKLLIISLLGLACTINGQGTDSTNPIANVPAPSKQLTIFDLPSPQEIEAAQIAALKRVSVKSTQDKQAAIQSQLAAESARNKMESEMANQAKRNRIEERSRLEAQSLGNEMSNEADARAVWTNFPPLPEPGLIKNLPTELPSPTGMGAFISRSSGTQADGQISVGNLQAIYNDELRTIMRDYNITPEEIRQMLELYAQGGAAEITKEKTNPENGLQEIVTFDLESYISQRTGAPITSVSPIPHPLPDDGSKKLVSTSPPENEDPIQNFLAAERYLRDQIKELDAQNNALNAAYQQGIITRLTRDENARRIRASRSNFITDLRAIQMEINSRTGGEEMEPNIPPQNNVDNGEIFRNGPSDPTGFNVRPREATGGGGRSPSPTVLRELELQNQKLEEMLRRQTQERGPGRSALRFNPGSIGNLNGPLPPRGQSPPLTGRPRRNITPKFL, encoded by the exons ATGAATCCCAAACTACTGATTATCTCACTTCTCGGCTTGGCCTGCACGATAAATGGCCAAGGTACAGATAGTACAAACCCCATTGCTAATGTACCAGCACCCTCAAAGCAACTTACTATATTTGATCTACCGTCGCCTCAAGAAATAGAAGCAGCTCAGATTGCTGCTCTCAAAAGAGTATCTGTAAAGTCAACCCAAGATAAACAAGCTGCCATACAAAGTCAACTGGCGGCAGAATCGGCAAGAAACAAAATGGAAAGCGAGATGGCAAATCAAGCGAAGAGAAATAGAATAGAAGAACGTTCAAGACTGGAGGCACAATCGCTAGGAAATGAAATGAGTAACGAAGCCGATGCAAGAGCGGTATGGACAAACTTTCCACCGCTGCCAGAACCGGGATTGATTAAGAATTTACCAACCGAATTGCCAAGTCCCACTGGCATGGGCGCTTTCATCTCAAGATCTAGTGGAACTCAGGCGGATGGACAGATATCCGTGGGGAATCTACAGGCAA TTTATAACGACGAATTGAGAACAATAATGAGGGACTACAATATTACACCAGAAGAAATCAGACAAATGCTTGAACTGTATGCACAGGGCGGAGCTGCAGAAATAACTAAAGAAAAGACTAATCCTGAAAATGGACTGCAGGag aTTGTTACTTTTGACCTCGAAAGCTATATATCCCAAAGAACAGGTGCTCCAATAACCTCTGTATCCCCAATACCGCATCCTCTTCCGGATGACGGGAGTAAAAAGCTTGTTTCCACATCTCCACCTGAGAATGAAGACCCGATTCAGAACTTTCTTGCAGCAGAGAGATATCTACGTGACCAGATCAAAGAACTAGACGCGCAAAACAATGCCCTTAACGCAGCCTACCAACagg GCATTATAACCAGACTAACCAGAGATGAAAACGCAAGGAGGATCAGAGCCTCTAGGAGTAATTTCATTACTGATTTGCGAGCCATACAGATGGAAATAAACAGTAGGACAGGTGGTGAAGAAATGGAACCAAACATCCCTCCGCAAAACAACGTAGACAATGGAGAAATCTTTAGAAATGGTCCATCAGACCCAACGGGATTTAATGTCAGACCTCGTGAAGCAACTGGAGGAGGTGGAAGGAGTCCAAGTCCTACTGTCCTTCGTGAGTTAGagttacaaaatcaaaaattagaGGAGATGCTTCGAAGACAGACACAAGAACGAGGACCTGGTCGTTCTGCTCTTAGATTTAATCCAGGCAGTATTGGTAATCTAAACGGACCGCTACCTCCTCGTGGGCAATCTCCTCCACTTACTGGTAGACCACGTCGCAACATTACTCCTAAGTTTCTCTAA